The following proteins are encoded in a genomic region of Amphiura filiformis chromosome 11, Afil_fr2py, whole genome shotgun sequence:
- the LOC140163614 gene encoding uncharacterized protein, translating into MSLSTGVFPAALKHAIISPIIKKPSLDPDNLKNYRPVSNIKFLSKVIEKHAVNTISNHMRECNLGEPLQSAYRTAHSTETALLKVKNDIMTSIYHREGVFLVLLDLSAV; encoded by the coding sequence ATGTCTCTGTCGACAGGTGTTTTTCCAGCTGCACTGAAACATGCCATCATCAGTCCAATCATCAAAAAACCCTCCCTGGATCCTGACAACCTCAAAAATTACCGTCCTGTGTCGAACATTAAATTCTTATCCAAAGTCATCGAGAAGCACGCTGTTAATACCATCAGCAACCACATGCGTGAGTGTAATCTAGGTGAACCTTTACAGTCTGCCTACCGCACCGCACACAGCACCGAAACGGCACTTCTGAAGGTTAAAAATGACATCATGACCTCAATTTATCATCGTGAAGGCGTCTTTCTTGTGCTGCTTGATTTAAGCGCTGTTTGA